From Clostridiales bacterium, one genomic window encodes:
- a CDS encoding site-specific integrase, with protein MFLNPDNLTFKAFSDKWLKEYAKPKLASKTIYEYNRLLKLRILPAIGHMKLNKIKPIHILEFYSNLQENGMRRDKRHVKDNKLSNNTIMHYHRLLHSIFQVAVKWQILESNPVSNVEPPKVQRIEAKYYSEDEVDKLVNALEDEELKYKIAILLTLATGMRLGELAGLTWDHIDIKDNNIDIVQSSEYLPDEGIFKKEPKNKTSIRKIAIPPEISSLLNKYKIEQDKSRLKCGDKWHNTNYIFTQWNGLPLYPYTISKWFSKFLKKNNMKYITFHQLRHTSAALLINADENIEEVSKRLGHSNTSTTLNIYAHAFKSADEDAAQKMSNILFKKDKLKPHKQT; from the coding sequence ATTTTTCTTAATCCGGATAACCTTACTTTTAAAGCTTTTTCTGATAAATGGTTAAAAGAATATGCTAAACCTAAACTTGCCTCTAAAACAATATATGAATATAATAGGCTTTTAAAATTGCGTATTTTGCCTGCAATAGGGCATATGAAACTCAACAAAATAAAACCTATTCATATACTTGAATTTTACTCAAATCTTCAGGAAAATGGTATGAGAAGAGATAAAAGACATGTTAAGGATAACAAGCTTTCGAACAATACAATAATGCATTATCATAGACTTTTGCACTCAATCTTCCAAGTGGCCGTCAAATGGCAGATTTTAGAGTCCAATCCTGTATCAAATGTTGAGCCTCCTAAGGTACAAAGGATTGAGGCGAAATATTATAGTGAAGATGAAGTTGATAAACTCGTGAATGCGCTTGAAGATGAAGAATTAAAATATAAAATTGCAATATTATTAACATTGGCAACAGGAATGAGGCTTGGAGAATTAGCGGGTTTAACTTGGGACCACATAGATATTAAAGATAATAATATTGATATTGTCCAATCATCTGAATATTTACCTGATGAAGGTATATTCAAAAAAGAGCCCAAAAATAAAACTTCCATAAGAAAAATTGCTATCCCACCAGAAATTTCTAGTTTATTGAATAAATATAAAATTGAGCAGGATAAAAGTAGATTAAAATGTGGTGACAAATGGCATAACACAAATTATATATTTACACAGTGGAATGGCCTCCCTCTGTATCCTTATACTATATCAAAATGGTTTTCAAAATTTCTAAAGAAAAATAATATGAAATATATTACTTTCCATCAGCTTAGGCATACATCTGCAGCATTACTTATAAACGCTGATGAAAATATTGAGGAGGTTTCAAAAAGGTTAGGGCACAGTAATACGTCAACAACTCTGAATATTTATGCTCATGCCTTTAAATCAGCTGATGAAGATGCCGCACAGAAAATGAGCAATATTTTGTTTAAAAAAGACAAACTAAAACCACATAAGCAAACTTAA